A window from Bordetella petrii encodes these proteins:
- a CDS encoding SDR family oxidoreductase, which yields MNILVTGANGYIGRELARRLCAMPAVPGYGAVRAITLCDLAFDAPPADPRVRCVAGSFADPATLAAITEPAPDLVFHLACIASGRAEQEFELGLQVNLEGSLRLLERLRQQGHAPALVFTSSIAVFGAPLPASVDDHTPLAPALSYGAHKHAMEILLADYTRRGFVRACTVRLPGIVPRPPAPNGAWSAFSSTLIRSLAAGEPCIMPVSPQATLWLMSLHCCIANLLHAAGLAAHPAGERTAWTLPALRVSVQEIVQAFDARSNGRAGKLVRYAPEPAIEAQFGAQPPLHTPAAEAAGFRHDGSLPALLDRAAPQAPSPQPEA from the coding sequence ATGAACATCCTCGTCACGGGAGCCAATGGCTATATCGGCCGCGAACTGGCGCGCCGGCTGTGCGCCATGCCGGCCGTGCCCGGCTACGGCGCCGTCCGCGCCATCACGCTGTGCGACCTGGCCTTTGACGCGCCCCCCGCCGATCCGCGCGTGCGCTGCGTGGCAGGCAGCTTCGCCGATCCGGCCACGCTGGCCGCCATCACCGAGCCGGCGCCCGACCTGGTCTTCCACCTGGCCTGCATTGCCAGCGGACGGGCCGAACAGGAATTCGAACTGGGCTTGCAGGTCAACCTGGAAGGGTCGCTGCGGCTGCTGGAGCGGCTGCGGCAACAGGGCCACGCGCCCGCGCTGGTGTTCACCAGCAGCATCGCGGTATTCGGCGCCCCGCTGCCCGCCAGCGTCGACGACCACACGCCGCTGGCGCCCGCCCTGAGTTATGGCGCGCACAAGCACGCCATGGAAATCCTGCTGGCCGACTACACGCGGCGCGGCTTCGTGCGCGCCTGCACGGTGCGCCTGCCCGGCATCGTGCCGCGGCCGCCCGCCCCCAACGGGGCCTGGTCGGCGTTTTCCAGCACGCTGATACGGTCGCTTGCCGCCGGCGAGCCCTGCATCATGCCGGTCAGCCCGCAAGCCACGCTCTGGCTCATGTCGCTGCACTGCTGCATCGCCAACCTGCTGCACGCCGCCGGGCTGGCCGCGCATCCCGCGGGCGAACGCACGGCCTGGACCCTGCCCGCCCTGCGCGTATCGGTGCAAGAGATCGTGCAGGCCTTCGACGCGCGCAGCAATGGCCGGGCCGGCAAGCTGGTGCGCTACGCGCCCGAGCCGGCCATCGAAGCACAGTTCGGCGCGCAGCCGCCGCTGCATACCCCGGCGGCCGAAGCCGCCGGGTTTCGCCATGACGGCAGCCTGCCGGCCTTGCTGGACCGCGCGGCGCCGCAAGCCCCATCGCCCCAGCCCGAAGCATAA
- a CDS encoding GntR family transcriptional regulator, producing MPGHPDLEPLVHTSVNEAVYRRLRDHLMRGDYAAGEVLGIQELADAFGTSAMPVREALRRLAAQQALEPMKSRSMRVPVVSRARLEDIRRTRVLIEGTATAWAVEHIGGDALETLRGLAAQIGQSLANPMSVRDGLEHNQLFHFTIYRAAQSPSMMAMIESLWLQSGPYLRATRELMHSDERPTAEFHAAIVQAIEQRDAGKARLAMERDICWAFDKLTAHRAMLAG from the coding sequence ATGCCCGGCCATCCCGATCTGGAGCCCCTGGTTCATACCTCGGTCAACGAAGCCGTCTACCGCCGGCTGCGCGACCACCTGATGCGGGGCGACTACGCCGCCGGCGAAGTGCTGGGCATCCAGGAACTGGCCGACGCCTTCGGCACCAGCGCCATGCCGGTGCGCGAGGCGCTGCGCCGGCTGGCCGCGCAGCAGGCGCTGGAACCGATGAAAAGCCGGTCCATGCGCGTGCCGGTCGTTTCCCGCGCGCGCCTGGAAGACATCCGCCGCACGCGCGTGCTGATCGAGGGCACGGCCACCGCATGGGCAGTCGAGCACATCGGCGGCGACGCCCTGGAAACTCTACGCGGCCTGGCCGCGCAGATCGGCCAGTCGCTGGCCAACCCCATGTCGGTGCGAGACGGCCTGGAACACAATCAGCTGTTTCACTTCACCATTTATCGCGCGGCCCAGTCGCCTTCGATGATGGCCATGATCGAAAGCCTGTGGCTGCAATCGGGCCCGTATCTGCGCGCCACCCGCGAACTGATGCATTCCGACGAGCGCCCCACGGCCGAATTCCATGCCGCGATCGTGCAGGCCATCGAACAGCGCGACGCCGGCAAGGCGCGCCTGGCCATGGAACGCGACATCTGCTGGGCATTCGACAAACTGACGGCCCACCGCGCCATGCTGGCCGGCTGA
- the ilvD gene encoding dihydroxy-acid dehydratase has protein sequence MSLHKHRSRMVTDGLTRAPHRAFLRATGFDDDTLQKSIVGIVSTQGENTPCSMGLAPQADRARLGVAAAGGVPVSFSTISVSDGTSMNHAGMRMSLLSRETIADSVEMVVRGHAYDALVAFAGCDKTLPAMMMAIVRLNVPAVFLYGGATLPGHALGKPATILDTIEAVGRVQHGSMTAAELKAMERTCTPSAGSCPGQFTANTMAMVGEALGLSPLGSAMMPAVYSERLAIAQRAGTQVMRALAKGGPLPRELVTRASLDNACAAVAATGGSTNAALHIPAIAHEAGIRYTLDDVAAVFQRTPLIADLQPGGRFLARDLHEAGGVPAVLKALLEGGYIDGSVLTLDGRPLAEALADFPGPDGDVVRPCARAIHPSGGVTVLKGNLSPQGALLKIAGLKSLQFSGPARVFENEEDCMRAVSQRTYRPGDVLVIRNEGPQGGPGMREMLSVTAALYGQGMGEKVALLTDGRFSGATRGLCIGYVGPEAAAGGPIGLVRDGDVIHIDAQAGSLRVELSDAELASRRAGHVPPARPRLAGALEKYALLVRPAHEGAVTHSGGMEWPYETPEAE, from the coding sequence ATGTCATTGCACAAGCACCGCTCCCGCATGGTCACCGACGGCCTGACGCGGGCGCCCCACCGGGCTTTTTTGCGCGCCACCGGATTCGACGACGACACCCTGCAGAAATCGATCGTCGGCATTGTCAGCACGCAGGGCGAGAACACCCCGTGTTCCATGGGCCTGGCTCCGCAGGCAGACCGCGCCCGCCTGGGCGTGGCCGCCGCGGGCGGCGTGCCGGTCAGTTTCTCGACCATATCGGTATCGGACGGCACGTCCATGAACCATGCCGGCATGCGCATGAGCCTGCTGTCGCGCGAAACCATCGCCGACAGCGTGGAAATGGTGGTGCGCGGCCACGCCTATGATGCCCTGGTGGCGTTCGCGGGCTGCGACAAGACCCTGCCGGCCATGATGATGGCCATCGTGCGCCTGAACGTGCCGGCGGTATTCCTGTACGGCGGGGCGACACTGCCCGGCCACGCGCTGGGCAAGCCGGCCACCATCCTGGACACCATCGAGGCGGTGGGCCGCGTGCAGCATGGCAGCATGACGGCCGCCGAGCTCAAGGCCATGGAACGCACCTGCACGCCATCGGCCGGCTCGTGCCCCGGGCAGTTCACCGCCAACACCATGGCCATGGTGGGAGAAGCCCTGGGCCTGTCGCCGCTGGGCAGCGCGATGATGCCGGCGGTGTACAGCGAGCGCCTGGCCATCGCCCAGCGGGCGGGCACGCAGGTCATGCGCGCGTTGGCCAAAGGGGGCCCGCTGCCGCGCGAGCTGGTCACGCGCGCCAGCCTGGACAACGCCTGCGCCGCGGTTGCCGCAACCGGCGGCTCCACCAACGCCGCGCTGCACATTCCGGCCATCGCGCACGAGGCCGGCATCCGCTACACACTGGACGACGTCGCCGCCGTGTTCCAGCGCACGCCGCTGATCGCCGACCTGCAGCCGGGCGGGCGCTTCCTGGCGCGGGACCTGCACGAAGCCGGCGGCGTGCCCGCCGTGCTGAAGGCGCTGCTGGAAGGCGGCTATATCGACGGCAGCGTGCTTACGCTGGACGGCCGGCCGCTGGCCGAAGCGCTGGCCGATTTCCCCGGCCCGGACGGCGACGTGGTGCGCCCCTGTGCGCGCGCCATCCACCCTTCGGGCGGCGTCACGGTGCTGAAAGGCAATCTCAGCCCGCAGGGTGCGCTGCTCAAGATCGCGGGCCTGAAATCGCTGCAGTTCTCCGGCCCGGCGCGTGTGTTCGAGAACGAAGAAGACTGCATGCGCGCCGTTTCGCAGCGCACCTACCGCCCCGGCGACGTGCTGGTCATACGCAACGAAGGCCCCCAGGGCGGGCCGGGCATGCGCGAAATGCTCAGCGTGACCGCCGCGCTGTACGGCCAGGGCATGGGCGAGAAAGTGGCCTTGCTGACCGACGGCCGCTTCTCGGGCGCCACCCGCGGCCTGTGCATCGGCTATGTCGGCCCGGAAGCCGCGGCCGGCGGCCCCATCGGCCTGGTCCGCGACGGCGATGTCATCCATATCGACGCCCAGGCGGGCAGCTTGCGGGTCGAGCTCAGCGACGCCGAGCTGGCGTCGCGCCGGGCCGGCCACGTGCCGCCGGCGCGGCCGCGCCTGGCCGGCGCGCTCGAGAAATATGCGCTGCTGGTGCGGCCGGCGCACGAAGGCGCCGTCACGCATTCGGGCGGCATGGAATGGCCCTACGAAACGCCGGAGGCCGAATGA
- a CDS encoding NAD(P)-dependent oxidoreductase produces MSAVLAFCGTGLMGAPMVRRLLAAGHRVRVWNRSPDKARALAADGAEPADTPAEAADGCVGVFLCLTDERAVHDTVFGAQGVHRASGAWLVDHSSIAPEAARRYAVQLRQTNGRAWIDAPVSGGVAGAQAGTLSVMAGGQPDAIQAASACMRAYAARITRMGPVGAGQIAKLCNQTIVASTVNAIAEAVALAQRSGIDAAALNTALAGGWADSTLLQIFVPRMTAPVEQPLGTVATMLKDVENVAALARATGTELAGLNGVLASYRAAAAQGLGPADLSDIVRVAWPERPGAQLDTGALP; encoded by the coding sequence ATGAGCGCAGTACTGGCGTTCTGCGGCACCGGCCTGATGGGCGCCCCCATGGTGCGCCGGCTGCTGGCGGCCGGGCACCGCGTGCGGGTCTGGAACCGCAGCCCCGACAAGGCCCGCGCGCTGGCGGCCGACGGCGCCGAACCGGCCGACACGCCGGCCGAAGCGGCGGACGGCTGCGTGGGCGTTTTCCTGTGCCTGACCGACGAGCGCGCGGTGCATGACACCGTGTTCGGCGCCCAGGGCGTGCACCGCGCCAGCGGCGCCTGGCTGGTGGACCACTCCAGCATCGCCCCTGAAGCGGCGCGCCGCTACGCGGTACAGCTGCGGCAGACCAACGGACGCGCCTGGATCGACGCGCCGGTTTCCGGGGGCGTGGCGGGCGCCCAGGCCGGCACGCTGTCGGTCATGGCGGGCGGCCAGCCCGATGCCATCCAGGCCGCCTCGGCCTGCATGCGCGCGTACGCCGCGCGCATCACCCGCATGGGCCCGGTGGGCGCCGGGCAGATCGCCAAACTGTGCAACCAGACCATCGTCGCCAGCACCGTGAATGCCATCGCCGAGGCCGTGGCGCTGGCGCAGCGCAGCGGCATCGACGCGGCCGCATTGAATACCGCGCTGGCCGGCGGCTGGGCCGATTCCACGCTGCTGCAGATCTTCGTGCCGCGCATGACGGCTCCTGTCGAACAGCCACTGGGCACGGTGGCCACCATGCTCAAAGACGTGGAAAACGTCGCGGCGCTGGCGCGCGCCACCGGCACCGAACTGGCCGGCCTGAATGGCGTGCTGGCCAGCTACCGGGCCGCCGCCGCCCAGGGCCTGGGGCCCGCCGACCTGTCCGACATCGTCCGCGTTGCCTGGCCCGAGCGGCCGGGCGCGCAGCTCGATACCGGAGCACTGCCATGA